In Streptococcus gallolyticus subsp. gallolyticus DSM 16831, the sequence TTAATCCTAATAATTTAATCTTTCTTTTCACTATTTAGACCTTCCTGATATAAATTGGCAAGTTTTAAAACATGGAGTAAATTTTTCTTCACTTCATGATAATCAAGTTCCTCGACACCCTTACGAGCAATGATAACAAAATCATGATGTCGTAAATTTGGTGACAATTCCATGACAACATGTCGAATTTTTCGCTTGATGCTATT encodes:
- the rnpA gene encoding ribonuclease P protein component; this translates as MKKTYRVKSDKDFQAIFSKGTSVANRKFVVYQLEKNQGHYRVGLSVSKKLGNAVTRNSIKRKIRHVVMELSPNLRHHDFVIIARKGVEELDYHEVKKNLLHVLKLANLYQEGLNSEKKD